From Pulveribacter suum, a single genomic window includes:
- a CDS encoding Yip1 family protein, with product MRLIERATAIILRPRQAWAEIDTEPASTGQLVTGYLMILAAIPAVCAFIGLSLIGVGGAGYRFRLPLAAGLVNMVLSYVLSIVGVYVLSLVINALAPTFGGTRNPLQALKVAVYASTAAMLGGLFSLLPMLAILGLVAALYSLYLLYLGLPVLMRSPAARALPYTAVVVLAALVIGAVMAAVVSLASPAAPSALGRVGGAPAVVIDTPQGRVTVDTARLEERGKKMQEAAGTAAQAGGAPAATGAAGASANLAAFKAALPASVAGLPRTAFNAHDGAALGIPISQAEAEYGSGERTVTISIVDSGPMGQLAQMAGLVQGESETEDSVDKTWQDNGRTMQHSYAKDGSQAELRAILKNGMLVSVEGTNVPLQQVQAAMAQIDLGTLERLQRPAAKP from the coding sequence GTGAGACTCATCGAACGCGCAACCGCCATCATCCTCAGGCCCCGCCAGGCCTGGGCGGAGATCGACACCGAACCGGCCAGCACCGGGCAGCTCGTCACGGGCTACCTGATGATCCTGGCGGCCATCCCTGCCGTGTGCGCCTTCATCGGCCTGTCGCTGATCGGCGTGGGCGGCGCGGGCTACCGCTTTCGCCTGCCTTTGGCGGCCGGGCTGGTCAACATGGTGCTGTCCTATGTGCTCAGCATCGTGGGGGTGTACGTGCTGTCGCTGGTCATCAATGCACTGGCGCCCACATTCGGCGGCACGCGCAATCCGCTGCAGGCGCTGAAAGTGGCGGTATATGCCAGCACGGCCGCCATGCTGGGCGGCCTGTTCAGCCTGCTGCCCATGCTGGCCATCCTGGGCCTGGTGGCGGCGCTGTATTCGCTCTACCTGCTGTACCTGGGCCTGCCGGTGCTGATGCGCAGCCCCGCCGCGCGTGCGCTGCCCTACACCGCCGTGGTGGTGCTGGCGGCGCTGGTGATTGGCGCGGTGATGGCGGCGGTGGTCTCCCTGGCCAGTCCGGCCGCGCCCTCGGCCCTGGGCCGCGTGGGCGGTGCGCCTGCCGTGGTCATTGACACCCCGCAGGGCCGGGTGACGGTGGACACCGCCCGTCTGGAAGAGAGGGGCAAGAAGATGCAGGAGGCGGCAGGCACGGCCGCGCAGGCCGGCGGCGCGCCCGCAGCGACTGGTGCGGCCGGCGCCTCGGCAAACCTGGCAGCCTTCAAGGCGGCGCTGCCGGCCAGCGTGGCCGGCCTGCCGCGCACGGCCTTCAACGCGCACGACGGCGCGGCCCTGGGCATCCCTATCAGCCAGGCCGAAGCCGAATACGGCAGCGGCGAGCGCACGGTCACCATCTCCATCGTGGACAGCGGCCCCATGGGCCAGCTGGCGCAGATGGCCGGACTGGTGCAGGGCGAGAGCGAAACGGAAGATTCGGTGGACAAGACCTGGCAGGACAATGGCCGCACCATGCAGCACAGCTATGCCAAGGACGGCAGCCAGGCCGAGCTGCGTGCGATCCTGAAGAACGGCATGCTGGTCAGCGTGGAGGGCACGAACGTGCCCCTTCAGCAGGTGCAGGCTGCCATGGCGCAGATCGATCTGGGCACGCTGGAGCGCCTGCAGCGGCCCGCTGCCAAGCCTTGA
- a CDS encoding ABC transporter ATP-binding protein, translating to MFLEVSQLDVRYGPRMQPAVQGVTLGLAPGEIGVLIGPSGCGKTTLLRAVAGLEPVAGGSIRLGGERVGAPGRSVPPEERRIGMVFQDYALFPHLSVGRNVAFGVQDLPKPEQGQRVREALALVGLAGSEARFPHELSGGQQQRVALARALAPRPRLMLLDEPFSNLDVDLRERLAHEVRGILKAAGATALFVTHDQMEAFAIGDRIGVMEAGHLHQWDDAYALYHRPATRFVASFIGHGVFAPAELVNQGGHVVARTPLGDLTDIDGCPLPSAYEDARCDVLLRPDDVVHDDAAPVQARVLRKSFRGAEFLYTLELAGGLTVMAHVPSHHDHAVGEWIGIRPQVDHVVTFARA from the coding sequence ATGTTCCTGGAAGTCTCCCAACTGGACGTGCGCTACGGCCCACGCATGCAACCGGCCGTGCAGGGCGTGACGCTGGGCCTGGCGCCCGGCGAGATCGGCGTGCTGATCGGCCCCTCGGGCTGCGGCAAGACCACGCTGCTGCGCGCCGTGGCGGGGCTGGAGCCGGTGGCCGGCGGCAGCATCCGCCTAGGGGGCGAGCGGGTCGGGGCGCCCGGGCGCAGCGTGCCGCCGGAAGAGCGGCGCATCGGCATGGTGTTCCAGGACTACGCCCTGTTTCCGCACCTGTCGGTGGGGCGCAACGTGGCCTTCGGCGTGCAGGATTTGCCCAAGCCTGAGCAGGGCCAGCGCGTGCGCGAGGCGCTGGCGCTGGTCGGCCTGGCCGGCAGCGAGGCGCGCTTTCCGCACGAGCTGTCAGGCGGGCAGCAGCAGCGCGTGGCGCTGGCACGGGCCCTGGCCCCGCGCCCGCGGCTGATGCTGCTGGACGAGCCGTTTTCCAACCTGGACGTGGACCTGCGCGAGCGCCTGGCGCACGAGGTGCGCGGCATTTTGAAGGCGGCAGGCGCCACGGCGCTGTTCGTCACGCATGACCAGATGGAGGCCTTTGCCATCGGCGACCGCATCGGTGTGATGGAAGCCGGCCATCTGCACCAGTGGGACGACGCCTATGCCCTGTACCACCGCCCGGCCACGCGCTTTGTCGCCAGCTTCATCGGCCACGGCGTGTTCGCCCCGGCCGAGCTGGTCAACCAGGGCGGCCATGTGGTGGCACGCACGCCGCTGGGCGACCTGACGGACATCGATGGCTGCCCCCTGCCCTCGGCGTATGAGGATGCGCGCTGCGACGTGCTGCTGCGCCCCGACGACGTGGTGCACGACGACGCCGCGCCGGTACAGGCGCGTGTGCTGCGCAAGTCGTTTCGCGGCGCCGAGTTTCTCTACACGCTGGAGCTGGCCGGGGGCCTTACGGTGATGGCCCACGTGCCCAGCCACCATGACCACGCCGTGGGCGAGTGGATCGGCATTCGCCCACAGGTGGACCATGTGGTCACCTTTGCCCGCGCCTGA
- a CDS encoding ABC transporter permease, translating into MLDAAPLVHPFRAPPSLPRFLAAPLRSAFLILLSLALVLPVLAVFAAWLPGTVGGEQAGAIVREMAATVLPEYLWTTVLLGLAVALGAAVVGTASAATVTLFDFPGRRALEWLLLLPLAMPAYVTAYAYTDFLQFSGPLQVWLRETFGLEGRLLPEVRSLWGAIWVFIFSLYPYVYLLARTALSERAAHLMEAARLLGASPARRIAQVALPLARPAVAAGVALVLMETLADFGVTSYFGIQTFTVGIYKAWLAMDDRLAAAQLATILLVLVALLLHLELRAQRRMRFAAGGVGRAGSAEAEPLRLGTGGRVLAWAVCLVPVFMGFFAPVLFMLRPLAADWSVLPWGRFVEWAGNSVRLGGITAALAVAISFVLAFAVRRSRDTFTRAVVRLASLGYAVPGAVIVVGLLLPVGWVQQAAPAWGLPALVTATAVGIVWAYLVRFCAVALQSLQSGYARIPMSLDDSSRMLGVGGVQLLSRVHWPLLKRSASAAALLVFVDVMKELPATMVLRPFNSDTLAVVAYQLARDERLGEAALPSLALVAVGLVPVILLSRTLRASRR; encoded by the coding sequence ATGCTTGATGCCGCGCCCCTGGTGCACCCTTTTCGCGCTCCCCCCTCCTTGCCTCGCTTCCTTGCCGCGCCGCTGCGCTCCGCGTTCCTGATCCTGCTGTCCCTGGCGCTGGTGCTGCCCGTGCTGGCAGTGTTTGCCGCCTGGCTGCCCGGCACGGTGGGCGGTGAGCAGGCCGGCGCCATCGTGCGCGAGATGGCCGCCACGGTGCTGCCCGAGTACCTGTGGACCACCGTCCTCCTGGGGCTGGCCGTGGCACTGGGCGCCGCCGTGGTCGGCACGGCCAGCGCGGCGACCGTCACGCTGTTCGACTTTCCCGGCCGGCGGGCGCTGGAATGGCTGCTGCTGCTGCCCCTGGCCATGCCGGCCTATGTCACGGCCTATGCCTACACCGACTTTTTGCAGTTCAGCGGCCCGCTGCAGGTCTGGCTGCGCGAGACCTTCGGGCTGGAGGGGCGCCTGCTGCCCGAGGTGCGCAGCCTGTGGGGCGCCATCTGGGTCTTCATCTTCTCGCTGTACCCCTACGTCTATCTGCTGGCGCGCACGGCGCTGTCCGAGCGCGCGGCGCACCTGATGGAGGCGGCGCGCCTGCTCGGCGCATCGCCCGCGCGGCGCATCGCCCAGGTGGCGCTGCCGCTGGCGCGCCCCGCCGTAGCCGCCGGCGTAGCGCTGGTGCTGATGGAGACGCTCGCGGACTTCGGCGTGACCAGCTACTTCGGCATCCAGACCTTCACCGTGGGCATCTACAAGGCTTGGCTGGCCATGGACGACCGCCTGGCCGCCGCGCAGCTGGCCACCATCTTGCTGGTGCTGGTGGCGCTGCTGCTGCACCTGGAGCTGCGCGCGCAGCGGCGCATGCGCTTTGCCGCGGGCGGTGTGGGCCGCGCCGGCTCGGCCGAGGCCGAACCCCTGCGGCTGGGCACGGGCGGGCGGGTGTTGGCCTGGGCCGTGTGCCTGGTGCCGGTGTTCATGGGCTTTTTCGCGCCGGTGCTGTTCATGCTGCGCCCGCTGGCGGCCGACTGGTCGGTGCTGCCCTGGGGGCGCTTCGTCGAATGGGCCGGCAACAGCGTGCGGCTGGGCGGCATCACGGCGGCACTGGCGGTGGCGATCAGCTTCGTGCTGGCCTTTGCCGTGCGCCGCAGCCGCGACACCTTCACCCGCGCCGTGGTGCGCCTGGCCAGCCTGGGCTACGCCGTGCCGGGCGCCGTCATCGTGGTGGGGCTGCTGCTGCCCGTGGGCTGGGTGCAGCAGGCGGCGCCCGCTTGGGGCCTGCCGGCACTGGTCACGGCCACGGCGGTGGGCATCGTCTGGGCCTACCTGGTGCGCTTTTGCGCGGTGGCGCTGCAGTCGCTGCAAAGCGGCTACGCGCGCATCCCCATGAGCCTGGACGACTCCTCGCGCATGCTCGGCGTGGGCGGCGTGCAGCTGCTCTCGCGCGTGCACTGGCCGCTGCTCAAGCGCTCGGCGTCGGCCGCAGCGCTGCTGGTGTTTGTGGACGTGATGAAGGAGCTGCCCGCCACGATGGTGCTGCGCCCGTTCAACAGCGACACGCTGGCCGTGGTGGCCTACCAGCTGGCGCGCGACGAGCGCCTGGGCGAGGCGGCGCTGCCCTCGCTGGCGCTGGTGGCCGTGGGTTTGGTGCCGGTCATATTGCTCAGCCGCACGCTGCGCGCGTCCAGACGCTGA
- the arsC gene encoding arsenate reductase (glutaredoxin) (This arsenate reductase requires both glutathione and glutaredoxin to convert arsenate to arsenite, after which the efflux transporter formed by ArsA and ArsB can extrude the arsenite from the cell, providing resistance.), with protein MTPSSPDITFYHNARCSNSRGALALLRERGIEPVIVDYIAHPLDAAQLKALVERLAVPVRELLRSKEAAYAELDLGNAARSDDELIAAVAVHPELLNRPIVVTPRGALLCRPPERVLEIL; from the coding sequence ATGACTCCCTCATCGCCCGACATCACCTTCTATCACAACGCCCGTTGCAGCAATTCGCGCGGCGCACTGGCGCTGCTGCGTGAACGCGGCATCGAGCCGGTCATCGTCGATTACATCGCCCACCCGCTGGATGCGGCGCAGCTCAAGGCGTTGGTGGAACGCCTGGCTGTGCCGGTGCGCGAGCTGCTGCGCAGCAAGGAGGCAGCCTACGCCGAGCTGGACCTGGGCAATGCTGCGCGCAGCGACGACGAGCTGATCGCCGCCGTGGCCGTACACCCCGAACTGCTGAACCGGCCCATCGTCGTCACCCCGCGCGGTGCGCTGCTGTGCCGCCCGCCGGAGCGGGTGCTGGAGATCCTGTAG
- a CDS encoding Do family serine endopeptidase encodes MNTILSTPRRLILALVAAGALGATGAGLVTQRQAHAVAAPVAATSASTTAAATVPGTALPSFAQITAENGPAVVNISVSGMRRTAMAEGDDGEEGGAQDPMQDFFRRFGMAPQGPGRMPQNVPVRGQGSGFIVSPDGVVLTNAHVVKGADEVTVKLTDRREFRAKVLGADPKTDVAVLKIDAHNLPTVRLGNTKALAVGEWVLAIGSPFGFENSVTAGVVSAKGRALPDDSAVPFIQTDVAVNPGNSGGPLFNARGEVVGINSQIYSRSGGYQGVSFAIPIEVAERVSQQIQKTGKVSHARLGVTVQEVNQTLADSFGLDKPQGALVADVQKGGPADQAGLQSGDVIRSVDGQPIVGSGDLPAFISQATPGAKVQLEVWRKGASETLSATLGDAADKKAVADAGATEGTSQGRLGLALRPLEKGEQREAGVEGGLLIEQASGAAARAGVQEGDVLLAINGTPARDIGQVRGVVAKAGKSVALLVLRDGNRIFVPVRLG; translated from the coding sequence ATGAACACCATCCTCTCCACCCCCCGCAGGCTCATCCTGGCCCTGGTGGCCGCCGGGGCGCTGGGCGCCACGGGGGCCGGCCTGGTCACGCAGCGCCAAGCCCATGCGGTGGCCGCACCCGTTGCCGCGACTTCGGCTTCGACCACGGCTGCGGCAACAGTGCCCGGCACCGCCTTGCCCAGCTTCGCCCAGATCACCGCCGAGAACGGCCCGGCCGTGGTCAACATCAGCGTCAGCGGCATGCGCCGCACGGCCATGGCTGAAGGCGATGACGGCGAGGAGGGCGGCGCGCAAGACCCCATGCAGGACTTCTTCCGCCGCTTCGGCATGGCCCCGCAGGGCCCCGGCCGCATGCCGCAGAACGTGCCGGTGCGCGGCCAGGGTTCGGGCTTCATCGTCAGCCCCGATGGCGTGGTGCTAACCAATGCCCACGTGGTCAAGGGCGCCGATGAAGTCACCGTCAAGCTGACTGACCGGCGCGAGTTCCGCGCCAAGGTGCTGGGCGCCGACCCCAAGACCGACGTGGCGGTGCTGAAAATCGACGCGCACAACCTGCCCACCGTGCGCCTGGGCAACACGAAGGCGCTGGCCGTGGGCGAATGGGTGCTGGCCATCGGCTCGCCCTTCGGGTTCGAGAACAGCGTGACGGCCGGCGTGGTCAGCGCCAAGGGCCGGGCGCTGCCCGATGACAGCGCCGTGCCCTTCATCCAGACCGACGTGGCGGTGAACCCCGGCAACTCCGGCGGGCCGCTGTTCAACGCGCGCGGCGAGGTGGTGGGCATCAACTCGCAGATCTATAGCCGCTCGGGCGGCTACCAGGGCGTGTCGTTCGCCATCCCCATCGAGGTGGCCGAGCGCGTGAGCCAGCAGATCCAGAAGACCGGCAAAGTCAGCCACGCGCGCCTGGGCGTGACGGTGCAGGAGGTGAACCAGACCCTGGCCGATTCCTTCGGCCTAGACAAGCCGCAGGGCGCGCTGGTGGCCGACGTGCAAAAGGGCGGCCCGGCCGACCAGGCGGGCCTGCAGTCGGGCGACGTGATCCGCAGCGTGGATGGTCAGCCCATCGTCGGCTCGGGCGACCTGCCGGCTTTCATCAGCCAGGCCACCCCCGGCGCCAAGGTGCAGCTGGAGGTCTGGCGCAAGGGCGCCAGCGAGACCCTCAGCGCCACGCTGGGCGACGCGGCCGACAAAAAGGCCGTGGCCGATGCCGGTGCCACCGAGGGCACATCCCAGGGCCGTCTGGGCCTGGCGCTGCGGCCCCTGGAGAAGGGCGAACAGCGCGAGGCCGGCGTGGAAGGCGGCCTGCTGATCGAGCAGGCCAGCGGCGCCGCCGCCCGCGCCGGTGTGCAGGAGGGTGACGTGCTGCTGGCCATCAACGGCACGCCGGCACGCGACATCGGCCAGGTGCGCGGCGTGGTGGCCAAAGCCGGCAAGTCGGTGGCGCTGCTGGTGCTGCGCGATGGCAACCGCATCTTCGTGCCGGTGCGACTGGGTTGA
- a CDS encoding response regulator transcription factor, which yields MRLLLVEDDTMIGEAVQELLRAEHHAVDWARSGTEAGAALAAQRYDLVLLDLGLPGRDGLDVLRELRARRDRTPVLITTARDAVAQRVQGLDAGADDYLLKPYDMDELLARIRALARRAGGRSDETYESGGVRIQPATREASVDGQPVTLSAREWAVLEPLLARPGAVLSRAQLEDKLYGWGEEISSNAVEVYVHGLRKKLGAGLIVTVRGVGYMLPRAEPAP from the coding sequence ATGCGCCTGCTGCTGGTTGAAGACGACACCATGATCGGCGAAGCTGTGCAGGAGCTGCTGCGCGCCGAACACCATGCCGTGGACTGGGCGCGCAGCGGCACCGAGGCGGGCGCCGCGCTGGCCGCGCAGCGCTACGATCTGGTGCTGCTGGACCTGGGGCTGCCCGGGCGAGACGGCCTGGACGTGCTGCGCGAGCTGCGTGCGCGGCGCGACCGCACGCCGGTGCTCATCACCACCGCGCGCGACGCCGTGGCCCAGCGCGTGCAGGGGCTGGATGCGGGCGCCGACGACTATTTGCTCAAGCCTTATGACATGGACGAACTGCTGGCGCGCATCCGGGCGCTGGCGCGGCGCGCGGGCGGGCGCAGCGACGAGACTTATGAGAGCGGCGGTGTGCGCATCCAGCCCGCCACGCGCGAGGCCAGCGTCGATGGCCAGCCCGTCACCTTGTCGGCACGCGAATGGGCGGTGCTGGAGCCGCTGTTGGCACGCCCCGGCGCTGTGCTGTCGCGCGCGCAGCTCGAAGACAAGCTCTACGGCTGGGGCGAGGAGATCAGCAGCAACGCCGTCGAGGTGTACGTCCATGGCCTGCGCAAGAAGCTGGGCGCGGGCCTGATCGTCACCGTGCGCGGCGTGGGCTACATGCTGCCGCGCGCGGAGCCGGCGCCATGA
- a CDS encoding ATP-binding protein translates to MRGQAPHSLRARLLLTLLVAIALGVLAQAALAWRAALAEADALFDHQMQQTAQALRPGLPAWGLREYSVPLVPGQESSEFVVQVWTADGLRIFESNVSLGLPQRAVLGFSNVEAGGTTYRVLSVATPLQVIQVAQDMAVRRSLARQLALGTAWPIALMAPLLALAAWWAVSGSLAPVERVRRQVARRRADDLSPVDAAGLPAEVRPLVDELNLLLARMQQAFEAQQHFVADAAHELRSPLAALKLQAQALARAVDEATRTRAAERLSAGIDRATRLVEQLLALARQEAQASGAALQPLVLAELVQRAVMDAAPVAHARGIDLGLAPLAGDAAAASVRGQGEALAILLRNLLDNAIKYTPEGGMVDVALQVQADALVLTVDDSGPGIALSERERVLRRFHRAQAAEGAAAAGSGLGLSIAQTIAQMHGAQLALLDAPRLGGLRVQLALPRA, encoded by the coding sequence ATGAGGGGCCAGGCCCCGCACTCGCTGCGCGCACGGCTGCTGCTGACGCTGCTCGTCGCCATCGCGCTCGGCGTGCTGGCGCAGGCGGCGCTCGCCTGGCGCGCGGCGTTGGCCGAGGCCGATGCGCTGTTCGACCACCAGATGCAGCAGACCGCGCAGGCGCTGCGCCCGGGCCTGCCGGCGTGGGGCTTGCGCGAGTACAGCGTCCCGCTGGTGCCGGGGCAGGAAAGTTCGGAGTTCGTGGTGCAGGTCTGGACGGCCGATGGCCTGCGCATCTTCGAGTCCAACGTCAGCCTGGGGCTGCCGCAGCGCGCCGTGCTGGGTTTCTCCAACGTGGAGGCGGGCGGCACCACCTACCGCGTGCTGTCGGTGGCCACGCCGCTGCAGGTCATCCAGGTGGCGCAGGACATGGCCGTGCGCCGCTCGCTGGCCCGCCAGCTGGCCCTGGGCACGGCCTGGCCCATCGCGCTGATGGCGCCGCTGCTGGCCCTGGCCGCCTGGTGGGCGGTGAGCGGCTCGCTCGCGCCCGTGGAGCGCGTGCGCCGCCAGGTGGCGCGCCGCCGCGCCGACGACCTGTCGCCTGTCGATGCCGCCGGCCTGCCCGCCGAGGTGCGGCCGCTGGTCGATGAGCTGAACCTGCTGCTGGCGCGCATGCAGCAGGCGTTCGAGGCGCAGCAGCACTTCGTGGCGGATGCGGCGCACGAGCTGCGCTCGCCCCTGGCGGCCTTGAAATTGCAGGCCCAGGCCCTGGCGCGCGCGGTCGACGAGGCCACGCGCACGCGCGCCGCAGAGCGCCTGTCAGCCGGCATCGACCGCGCCACGCGGCTGGTCGAGCAGCTGCTGGCGCTGGCGCGCCAGGAGGCGCAGGCCAGCGGCGCCGCGCTGCAGCCCCTGGTGCTGGCCGAGCTGGTGCAGCGCGCCGTGATGGACGCGGCGCCGGTCGCGCACGCGCGCGGCATCGACCTGGGGCTGGCGCCCTTGGCAGGCGACGCGGCCGCCGCCAGCGTGCGCGGGCAGGGCGAGGCGCTGGCCATCCTGCTGCGCAACCTGCTGGACAACGCCATCAAGTACACGCCCGAGGGCGGCATGGTGGACGTGGCATTGCAAGTGCAGGCCGATGCGCTGGTGCTCACCGTGGATGACAGCGGCCCCGGCATCGCACTTTCTGAGCGCGAGCGCGTGCTGCGGCGCTTCCACCGCGCGCAGGCGGCCGAGGGCGCGGCCGCGGCCGGCAGCGGCCTGGGCCTGTCGATCGCCCAGACCATCGCGCAGATGCACGGCGCCCAGCTGGCCCTGCTGGACGCCCCGCGCCTGGGCGGCCTGCGCGTGCAACTGGCGCTGCCGCGCGCCTGA
- the nirK gene encoding copper-containing nitrite reductase, whose protein sequence is MQAPRSFPRQPLAFAAAALCAGTLAFAALAGQHASQGHPAPAAVSAPVAAASADAAVRRFVLETGIVDGKMVFVDDHGVANPVLRAAVGDTVEIVLKSGEGAQHDLAIAELGVQSPKFDASTGTVTVRFTVTQAGTFTYYCTIPGHRQIGMEGTFEAVPGKNGSAAPTAAKVSPLSGAQLYTAPASRPADAAAISIAMDPSAVPPPIGNRAPQLLKYRMETVELNGKMDDGTSFTYWTFDRKVPGPMLRARVGDSVELTLANARDSKMIHSIDLHSVTGGHGGGEHTQVAPGQEKTITFKALKPGLYVYHCATPLVPQHIAAGMYGLILIEPEEGLAKVDREYYVMQGDMYTTRPHGAKTHQEADLDKMAAELPDYYVFNGAVGSLTKEHKLTAKVGETVRVYFGVGGPNKISSFHVIGEIFDKVYSEGSISSIKKDVQTTLVAPGGATIVEFKVDYPGQYTLVDHALSRAGKGAVGILEVTGEKDASVYKVGGAGR, encoded by the coding sequence ATGCAAGCCCCCCGTTCGTTCCCCCGTCAGCCCCTGGCCTTTGCCGCCGCCGCCCTGTGCGCCGGCACGCTGGCCTTCGCAGCGCTGGCCGGGCAGCACGCCAGCCAGGGGCATCCCGCCCCTGCCGCCGTCAGCGCGCCCGTTGCCGCTGCTTCTGCCGACGCCGCCGTCCGCCGCTTTGTGCTGGAGACCGGCATCGTGGACGGCAAGATGGTCTTCGTCGATGACCACGGCGTGGCCAACCCGGTGCTGCGCGCCGCCGTCGGCGACACGGTGGAGATCGTCCTGAAGAGCGGCGAAGGCGCCCAGCACGACCTGGCCATTGCCGAGCTGGGCGTGCAGTCGCCCAAGTTCGACGCCAGCACCGGCACCGTCACGGTGCGCTTCACCGTCACGCAGGCCGGCACCTTCACCTACTACTGCACCATCCCCGGCCACCGCCAGATCGGCATGGAAGGCACCTTCGAGGCCGTGCCCGGCAAGAACGGCAGCGCGGCGCCCACGGCCGCCAAGGTCTCGCCCCTGAGCGGCGCGCAGCTGTACACCGCGCCGGCCTCGCGCCCGGCCGACGCCGCGGCCATCAGCATCGCCATGGACCCGAGCGCCGTGCCCCCGCCCATCGGCAACCGCGCGCCGCAGCTGCTGAAATACCGCATGGAGACGGTGGAGCTGAACGGCAAGATGGACGACGGCACCAGCTTCACCTACTGGACGTTCGACCGCAAGGTGCCCGGCCCCATGCTGCGCGCCCGCGTCGGCGACAGCGTCGAGCTGACCCTGGCCAACGCCCGCGACAGCAAGATGATCCACTCCATCGACCTGCACTCGGTCACCGGCGGGCATGGCGGCGGCGAGCACACCCAGGTCGCGCCGGGCCAGGAAAAGACCATCACCTTCAAGGCCCTCAAGCCTGGCCTGTACGTGTACCACTGCGCCACGCCGCTGGTGCCCCAGCACATTGCGGCCGGCATGTACGGCCTGATCCTGATCGAGCCCGAGGAAGGCCTGGCCAAGGTGGACCGCGAGTACTACGTGATGCAGGGCGACATGTACACCACCCGCCCGCACGGCGCCAAGACGCACCAGGAGGCCGACCTGGACAAGATGGCCGCCGAGCTGCCGGACTACTACGTCTTCAACGGCGCCGTGGGCTCGCTGACCAAGGAGCACAAGCTCACCGCCAAGGTCGGCGAGACGGTGCGCGTCTACTTCGGCGTGGGCGGGCCCAACAAGATCTCGTCCTTTCACGTGATCGGCGAGATCTTCGACAAGGTCTATAGCGAAGGCTCGATCAGCTCGATCAAGAAGGACGTGCAGACCACCCTGGTGGCCCCGGGCGGCGCGACCATCGTCGAGTTCAAGGTGGACTACCCCGGCCAGTACACCCTGGTGGACCACGCCCTGTCGCGCGCCGGCAAGGGGGCGGTGGGCATCCTGGAGGTGACGGGCGAGAAAGACGCGAGCGTCTACAAGGTGGGCGGCGCCGGGCGCTGA